From Rhodopseudomonas palustris:
AGGATCAGCAACACTGAAATCGCGCATGCGCGCGTCGTCCAGTAGAACGCGGTATCGCCGGCCTTGAACGCGCCGAGGGCTCTGGCGCGGTCGTAAGGTCCGGCGGCCTCCATTCCTGTGGTCTGAACCGCCATGTCTGCCACGCCCGTCACCCTGATGTTGTCACGCTACCCGAACGCAACGCGCGCCCTGAAGCGATTTGTTTGAACTGATCGCAATTGAACTGGATGCAGAAGCCTCAGGCCCGGAAGCCACCTCGGACGAGACGAATCCCGGTCGAGACGCACATGGATCACGCCACAGAGCCATGCGGCCCAGGCCCGGCGCAGGCACCGGGATCCATGGTCACCTCGGTGGTGATGAATCCCGGCCTTGCTCGTCTCACCCGCGGCCGGACCAGGTCCGGTCCGCGGGTGTCGTTGTCGGAGACGATCAGCTCTTGATGTCGGCGGACCAGGTCTTCTCGATCTGCTTGACCACCGACGGGGGCATCGGGATGTAGTCGAGTTCTTCGGCCATCTTGTCGCCCTTCTCGAACGCCCAGGTGAAGAACTTGAGGGCTTCGGCGGAGGCCGCCTTGTCGGTCGGCTCCTTGTGCATCAGGATGAAGGTCGCGGCGGTGATCGGCCACGACGTCTCGCCCGGCTGGTTGGTCAGGATCAGGTAATAACCCTTGGCGTTGGCCCAGTCGGCATTCGCCGCCGCCGCCTGGAACGCCGCCATGGTCGGCTGCACCGTCTTGCCGGCGCTGTTGACCAGACCCGCATAGGTCAGCTTGTTCTGCTTGGCGTAGGCGTATTCGACATAGCCGATCGAGTTCTTGGTCTGACCGACGTTGCCGGCAACGCCTTCATTGCCCTTGGCGCCGACGCCGACCGGCCATTCCACGGCGGTGCCCATGCCGACCTTGGTCTTCCAGTCTGCGCTGACCTTGGAGAGATAGTCGGTGAAGTTGAAGGTGGTGCCCGAACCGTCGGAGCGGCGAACCACGGTGATCGCGTCGCTCGGCAGCTTCAGCTTCGGATTCAGCTTGGCGATCGCCGGATCGTTCCAGGTCTTGACCTTGCCCAGGTAGATGTCGGCCAGCGTCGGGCCGTCGAACACCATCTCACCGGGCTTGACGCCCTCGAGGTTGACCACCGGAACGATCGCGCCCATCACCATCGGCCACTGAGCGAGGCCTTCCTTGTCGAGCTGCTCGGGCTTCAGCGGCGCGTCGGTGGCGCCGAAGGTCACGGTCTTGGCAATGATCTGCTTGATGCCGGCGCCGGAGCCGATCGACTGGTAATTCAGGCCGTTGCCGGTCTCTTTCTTGTAGGCGTCCGCCCACTTCGAATAGACCGGGAACGGGAAGGTGGCGCCCGCGCCGGTGATGTCGGCCGCGAAGGCCGAGGTCGACGCCGCAACCAATCCGGCTGCGACGATGGACTTGATGAAATTCATGATGGTCTCCGTTCGTAAGCGAAGCGCTGATCGCGCCCGACTGCGCTTACCCCGCTCGCTTTACGAGCGGTCGATTGACCTTTTATGAGGGTTTGATGACACTCATGTGACTACCGCAACCCGTTGAATTAACGTCGATTTTCGGCGCGGACCTAGGGCTTTACCGGAGGAAAACAGACGGTGAAAGTCGCGCCTTTTTTCGGTACGCTTTCGATCAAAAGCCGGCCGCGGTGGCGGTTAACAATATGTTTCACCAGCGATAATCCTAATCCAGTACCGCCCTGGGAGCGGCTATCGCCGACGTCAACGCGGTAAAATCGCTCGGTCAGCCGGGGCAGATGCTCGGGCGCGATGCCGGGGCCGAAATCGCGCACGGCGACGCGATATTCGGTGCCGCCATCGCTGGACGCCGCCGCCGCCACCGCAACCGCGACGCGGCCGCCGGAGGCGCCGTATTTCAGCGCGTTCTCGATCAGGTTCTCGAATACCCGCAGCAATTCCTCGCGGTCGCCGGCGATCACCGCCGGAGCTTCCGGCATGGCGATCTCGATCGCGACCTGGCGCTCTTTGGCCAGCGGCTCGAGCCCGTCGGCGACCTGCCTGATCAGCGGCGCGAGGTCGATCTGCACGTCCGGCCGGACATGGGCGCTGAGCTCGACCCGCGACAGCGACAGCAGGTCGTCGATCAGCCGCGCCATCCGCGTCGCCTGCGCCTGCATGATGCCGAGAAACCGCTCGCGGGCCCGGGCGTCGTCGCGCGCCGGCCCCTGCAGCGTGTCGATGAAGCCGGACAGGGCCGCCAGCGGCGTGCGCAGCTCGTGACTGGCATTGGCGACGAAATCGGCGCGCATCTCCTCGACGCGGCGCAGCGGCGTCAGGTCGTGGAACGTCATCAGCATGCACTGGTCGGTGCCGCCGAAGGTGGTCGGCACCTGCACCGGCACGATGATCAGCTCCAACCAGCGCTCGATCGGCGCGTGATCGAGATAGCTGACGCGCCGCGGCTCGGCGGTTGCGATCGCCTCGCGCAGCGCGATGACGATCTCCGGATTGCGCAGCGCGAATTGCGCGAGTTCGCGAACCCGCAGCGCCGGCGCGAGCTGCGCGGCGGCGGCGTTGAGATGCAGTACCCGGCCGGCGCGATCGAGCAGCACCGCGGGGTCCGGCATGCCGGCCACGATGGCGCGCACCACCGGCGTCTCGACCGGGCTGGTGCCGGGAACGTCGTCGCGCTTGTTCGCCGCATCGTGCAGCCGCCACGGCACCAGGGCCGCCGCCGCGACGCAGACGAACACCGTGCCCGCGGCGATCGCGGAGATTTCGCCGAGCGCGGCCAGCGTCGCCAGCGCGATCGCGGCTGCGAGCAGAATGATCGCGGCGTGACGCAGGCGGTCCGCCCAGGGCGTCACCACCGGTGCGGGGGCGATTTCCGTGGTCGGGACCGGCGGTGCGCCGTGGCGGGCGGGCTCGTCGGGCGCATGCGCGATCATGGTCAGCCTGGGGTGGGATCCTGTCGGATCGGCTTCGGATCGAGCGCGGCGGAAAGCCGGTCCATGCGCTTCATGCGCGCGCCGATGACGATTTCTCGGACGGCGAGGATAACCACCGAGAGGACGAACGGCACGATGTAGTACAGCATCCGGAACAGCAGCATGCCGGCGAGCAGCTCTTCCTTGTTCATCTGCCACAGGCCGACCAGCATCGCGGCATCGAACACGCCGAGCCCGCCGGGCGAATGGCTGGCGAAGCCGAGCAGCGTCGCCGAGACGAAGATCACCGCGACGACGACGAATCCGAGATTGGGTTCGTCGGGCACCAGCACGTACATCGCCAGCGCGCAGAAGCCGAGGTCGACGATGCCGATGGCGATCTGCAGCATCGTCAGCGGTCCGCCCGGCAGTTCGACGGTCCAGCTACCGCGGCCGACCCGGCGCGGCTTGATCGACACCCAGATCACATAGACGGCCAGCCCGCCGATGATCGCCAGCGCCAGCAGGCGGTTGACCCAGGGCGGAAGCTGATCGATCGAGGACGCCGCTTCCGGATGATAGGCGATCCCCATGCCGAGCACGGCGGCATTGCCGAGCCAGAAGGTCAGGCCGGCGAGAAAGCAGATCTTGGCGACGTCGATGCCGTCGAGCCCCCAGGCCGAATAGATCCGGTAGCGCACGGCGCCGCCGGTGAACACGCTGGCGCCGACATTGTGGCCGATCGAATAGCTGGTGAAGGCCGACAGCGCGGCCGTGCGATAGGGCACGTCGTTGCGGCCGATCGTCCGCAACGCGAACAGGTCGTAGAACGTCAGGGTGAAATAGCCGGCGGCGACGAACAGCCCGGCCAGCAAGATCGAATGCGGCGAGATCTTCTGAATCGCGGCCAGGACGTCGTCGACGTCGATGCCGCGCACCTGGTGGTAGAGAAC
This genomic window contains:
- a CDS encoding lysylphosphatidylglycerol synthase domain-containing protein: MVAAIGRAIAFLREKQILHKLGVAISIAVIAAACYVLYHQVRGIDVDDVLAAIQKISPHSILLAGLFVAAGYFTLTFYDLFALRTIGRNDVPYRTAALSAFTSYSIGHNVGASVFTGGAVRYRIYSAWGLDGIDVAKICFLAGLTFWLGNAAVLGMGIAYHPEAASSIDQLPPWVNRLLALAIIGGLAVYVIWVSIKPRRVGRGSWTVELPGGPLTMLQIAIGIVDLGFCALAMYVLVPDEPNLGFVVVAVIFVSATLLGFASHSPGGLGVFDAAMLVGLWQMNKEELLAGMLLFRMLYYIVPFVLSVVILAVREIVIGARMKRMDRLSAALDPKPIRQDPTPG
- the pstS gene encoding phosphate ABC transporter substrate-binding protein PstS gives rise to the protein MNFIKSIVAAGLVAASTSAFAADITGAGATFPFPVYSKWADAYKKETGNGLNYQSIGSGAGIKQIIAKTVTFGATDAPLKPEQLDKEGLAQWPMVMGAIVPVVNLEGVKPGEMVFDGPTLADIYLGKVKTWNDPAIAKLNPKLKLPSDAITVVRRSDGSGTTFNFTDYLSKVSADWKTKVGMGTAVEWPVGVGAKGNEGVAGNVGQTKNSIGYVEYAYAKQNKLTYAGLVNSAGKTVQPTMAAFQAAAANADWANAKGYYLILTNQPGETSWPITAATFILMHKEPTDKAASAEALKFFTWAFEKGDKMAEELDYIPMPPSVVKQIEKTWSADIKS
- a CDS encoding ATP-binding protein; protein product: MIAHAPDEPARHGAPPVPTTEIAPAPVVTPWADRLRHAAIILLAAAIALATLAALGEISAIAAGTVFVCVAAAALVPWRLHDAANKRDDVPGTSPVETPVVRAIVAGMPDPAVLLDRAGRVLHLNAAAAQLAPALRVRELAQFALRNPEIVIALREAIATAEPRRVSYLDHAPIERWLELIIVPVQVPTTFGGTDQCMLMTFHDLTPLRRVEEMRADFVANASHELRTPLAALSGFIDTLQGPARDDARARERFLGIMQAQATRMARLIDDLLSLSRVELSAHVRPDVQIDLAPLIRQVADGLEPLAKERQVAIEIAMPEAPAVIAGDREELLRVFENLIENALKYGASGGRVAVAVAAAASSDGGTEYRVAVRDFGPGIAPEHLPRLTERFYRVDVGDSRSQGGTGLGLSLVKHIVNRHRGRLLIESVPKKGATFTVCFPPVKP